A genomic stretch from Bacillus sp. E(2018) includes:
- a CDS encoding methyl-accepting chemotaxis protein — protein MRKSIKLKMLIIFSGLIVLMGILIGFLSINSTKNLIEETVSNQALKTVKRSADLLDPEKYETILDSGKTDYYWTLRNELNEQRELNGLAYLYTMKREKTNEEYVYSYVVDGMPKGSEDASDLGEIEKGVDNYPEMKRAFDEGTTTTDISFTEEYGGMVSIYIPIKSTSGEVMGIIGSDQDVTSVYTAISENQWEMIAIVAVILVFGLIIIYYVTVSITRPIQLLSKKSEQVGNGDLSVIVDLNREDEIGRLASSFNNMLRNLRDIIHSINQMGVKLNETTISLNISANETKTASEEIASMMDQVSNDSMAQHVTLRESVNVLEEMTSGVQHIAASASNSSSLSQVTLDKAKQGNESMQKAISQMKSISASVNQSSSSILTLKSHSVEISKIIEIISGIASQTNLLALNAAIEAAHAGDAGKGFAVVAEEVRKLADQSTKSTETISKLIQQIDKDTNQTADGMSIVLEEVDKGMQDMIQTEEVFAIILSSIEGVSSQIQEVSTTTEEMSASSEEVSASAVETAKIAELAAAGTKNVASITARQNNQITKMSESISLLKEMTEHLKKMTEKFKI, from the coding sequence TTGAGAAAAAGTATAAAGTTAAAAATGTTGATTATTTTCTCAGGTTTAATTGTTCTAATGGGAATTTTGATCGGATTTTTGTCGATCAATTCAACGAAAAATCTAATTGAAGAGACGGTTAGCAATCAGGCTCTCAAAACAGTAAAACGTTCTGCAGACTTATTAGACCCTGAAAAGTATGAAACTATATTAGATTCAGGGAAAACAGACTATTACTGGACCTTACGCAACGAACTTAACGAACAGAGAGAGTTGAACGGACTCGCATATCTGTACACGATGAAGAGAGAAAAAACAAATGAGGAGTACGTCTATTCCTATGTAGTGGACGGTATGCCAAAAGGGTCTGAAGATGCCTCCGATCTAGGAGAGATAGAAAAAGGAGTAGATAATTATCCCGAAATGAAAAGAGCGTTCGATGAAGGAACAACAACTACCGATATCAGCTTTACAGAAGAATATGGCGGAATGGTTTCCATTTATATCCCAATAAAATCTACATCTGGTGAAGTGATGGGGATTATTGGATCTGATCAAGACGTCACAAGTGTCTATACAGCCATATCTGAAAATCAATGGGAGATGATTGCAATTGTGGCTGTAATTCTAGTATTTGGCTTGATTATCATCTATTATGTGACAGTCTCCATTACTAGACCGATTCAACTGCTATCAAAAAAGTCTGAGCAAGTTGGAAACGGAGATCTAAGTGTCATTGTTGATTTGAATCGAGAAGATGAAATAGGAAGACTCGCCTCATCGTTTAACAATATGCTCAGAAATTTAAGGGACATCATTCATTCGATTAACCAAATGGGAGTCAAATTAAATGAAACAACAATTTCTTTAAACATAAGTGCAAATGAAACAAAAACAGCGAGTGAAGAAATTGCTAGTATGATGGATCAAGTTTCAAATGATTCTATGGCTCAGCACGTTACACTTCGAGAAAGTGTGAATGTTTTAGAGGAAATGACTTCAGGTGTCCAGCATATTGCTGCATCCGCTTCTAATTCTTCAAGCCTTTCACAAGTAACTTTAGACAAAGCAAAGCAAGGAAACGAATCCATGCAAAAAGCCATTAGCCAGATGAAGAGTATATCCGCTTCAGTCAATCAGTCTTCTTCGTCTATCTTGACTTTAAAATCACATTCTGTTGAAATTTCTAAGATTATTGAAATCATATCGGGAATCGCATCTCAAACCAACCTTCTTGCATTAAATGCCGCGATTGAAGCTGCTCATGCAGGAGATGCAGGTAAAGGATTTGCTGTTGTAGCTGAAGAAGTTCGAAAGTTAGCAGATCAGTCGACTAAGTCTACAGAAACGATTAGCAAGTTAATACAACAAATTGATAAGGATACCAATCAAACAGCAGATGGGATGTCAATCGTTCTAGAGGAAGTAGATAAAGGTATGCAAGACATGATTCAAACTGAAGAAGTATTCGCAATTATTTTATCCTCTATAGAAGGCGTATCTTCACAAATCCAAGAGGTCTCTACTACGACTGAAGAAATGTCTGCTTCATCTGAAGAAGTCTCTGCCTCAGCAGTAGAAACCGCAAAAATCGCTGAACTAGCTGCTGCAGGCACTAAAAATGTAGCCTCCATAACTGCTAGGCAAAACAATCAGATTACGAAAATGTC
- a CDS encoding DUF1796 family putative cysteine peptidase, with product MRLQDLKRSYNAVISLGSECGPGIHLRRHSLRKVAFPLDWVCSHSLAGINELLRTRFKRYMKFRNMEKIHSYKPGYVLDDQGVTTGSHSHFIKDHKYNVISVHDFPIIPEQHWMLNYLNFRRTIKQRVQRMYEWFRKSSSLLFIRWSVIDIDEEQLKKETAELETVLSTCVKGDFNILMIHPTDKVGQLTEVNWGMKHVCVIYVPVKIDPITHNDTWDHLLINGISIKD from the coding sequence ATGAGATTACAGGACTTAAAGAGATCATATAATGCCGTAATCAGTCTCGGGAGTGAATGCGGTCCTGGCATTCATCTGAGAAGACATTCCTTAAGGAAGGTAGCTTTTCCCTTGGATTGGGTTTGCTCGCATTCTTTAGCTGGAATAAATGAGCTTTTAAGGACCAGGTTTAAGAGGTACATGAAGTTTAGAAATATGGAAAAGATTCATTCTTACAAACCTGGTTATGTGCTAGATGATCAAGGTGTTACTACAGGTTCTCATTCTCACTTCATTAAGGATCACAAATATAACGTTATATCTGTACATGATTTCCCTATCATTCCAGAACAACATTGGATGTTAAATTATCTAAACTTTAGACGTACCATCAAGCAACGAGTGCAGAGAATGTACGAATGGTTTAGAAAGAGCTCTTCTTTATTATTTATTAGGTGGTCGGTTATTGATATCGATGAAGAGCAATTGAAAAAAGAAACTGCTGAATTAGAAACGGTTTTATCCACATGTGTAAAAGGTGATTTTAACATTCTAATGATTCATCCTACAGACAAGGTAGGACAACTAACAGAAGTAAATTGGGGTATGAAGCATGTGTGTGTCATTTATGTACCTGTAAAAATAGATCCCATTACACATAATGATACTTGGGATCACTTATTAATAAATGGCATCTCAATAAAAGATTAA
- a CDS encoding protein adenylyltransferase SelO: MTKVTGWNLDNSYAELPDKFFSIIDPNPVVSPKLVVLNESVAISLGLNVQFLKNEDAVNVFAGNKLPERGSSLAQAYAGHQFGYFNMLGDGRALMVGEQITPDGKRFDIQLKGSGRTPYSRGGDGRAALGPMLREYLISEAMHALGIPTTRSLAVVTTGESIMRETALPGAIMTRVAASHLRVGTFEFASKWGTLDELKELADYSLKRHYPEVKSEGNQYLTLLKKVIEQQAYLISKWQLVGFIHGVMNTDNMTISGETIDYGPCAFMDNYDPLTVFSSIDREGRYAYANQPRIAGWNLARFAETLLPLLHDEQEKAVELAQEVLYGFSDLYHANYFRGMRAKLGLYNEEKEDQALIEELLTLMSQHKADYTNTFRSLTLGGNECSALFEAEDFKTWLNKWEERKARQSESKEESMQLMRNNNPAVIPRNHRVEEAIQAAENGDYSVLEKLHNVLSVPYDYSTKQEGYTTLPPETEGPYRTFCGT, translated from the coding sequence ATGACGAAAGTAACAGGTTGGAATTTAGATAACAGTTATGCTGAACTACCAGATAAATTTTTCTCAATCATTGACCCAAACCCAGTAGTTTCACCAAAATTAGTTGTGCTTAATGAATCGGTTGCTATCTCTCTTGGATTGAACGTACAATTCCTTAAAAATGAAGATGCTGTAAACGTATTTGCGGGCAACAAGCTTCCAGAAAGGGGTTCATCCTTAGCTCAAGCATATGCAGGACATCAGTTTGGTTATTTTAATATGTTAGGTGATGGACGAGCATTAATGGTGGGAGAGCAGATCACTCCTGATGGGAAACGTTTTGACATTCAATTAAAAGGATCAGGAAGAACTCCTTATTCAAGAGGTGGAGACGGACGAGCAGCATTAGGTCCGATGCTTCGAGAATATTTAATAAGTGAAGCGATGCACGCTTTAGGAATTCCAACGACTCGAAGTCTTGCAGTTGTAACGACTGGTGAATCAATCATGCGTGAAACGGCTCTGCCAGGTGCTATCATGACACGTGTAGCAGCAAGCCATTTGCGAGTAGGGACGTTTGAATTCGCATCAAAATGGGGAACACTCGATGAATTGAAAGAGTTAGCAGATTATAGTTTAAAGCGTCATTATCCAGAAGTGAAAAGTGAGGGAAATCAATATCTGACTTTGCTCAAAAAAGTGATTGAACAACAAGCATATTTAATTTCGAAGTGGCAACTCGTTGGTTTCATCCACGGCGTTATGAACACCGACAATATGACAATCAGCGGAGAAACAATCGATTATGGCCCGTGTGCGTTCATGGACAATTATGATCCACTGACTGTTTTCAGTTCAATCGATAGAGAGGGCAGATATGCTTACGCTAACCAGCCTCGTATTGCAGGTTGGAATCTTGCTCGATTCGCTGAAACATTATTGCCACTCTTACACGATGAACAAGAAAAGGCAGTTGAATTGGCACAAGAAGTTTTATATGGATTCTCTGACCTGTATCATGCGAACTATTTTAGAGGCATGCGGGCAAAACTTGGTCTATATAATGAAGAAAAAGAAGATCAAGCCCTTATAGAAGAACTTCTTACTCTTATGTCTCAGCATAAGGCTGACTATACCAATACATTCCGTTCTTTAACATTAGGTGGAAACGAGTGTTCTGCACTTTTTGAAGCCGAGGACTTTAAGACGTGGCTTAATAAATGGGAAGAAAGAAAAGCTAGACAGTCAGAGTCGAAAGAAGAATCTATGCAGTTGATGCGAAACAACAATCCAGCTGTCATTCCAAGAAATCATAGGGTGGAAGAAGCTATTCAAGCAGCTGAAAACGGTGATTACAGCGTGCTAGAAAAACTTCATAATGTTTTATCAGTACCATACGATTACTCAACGAAACAAGAAGGATACACGACATTACCACCTGAAACAGAAGGACCCTATCGAACTTTTTGTGGTACGTAA
- a CDS encoding LTA synthase family protein — protein MINPKQLINKHMGFFLLTVVLVWIKSYAAYKTEFNLGVEGGFQEFILFINPIGSALLFVGFALFAKGRKSYVWMIMINTAMTLMLFANMLYYRFFTDFITLPTLTQTKNAGTIGNSIGALFNPYDILFFLDIVVLLVLVLTKKINPEPIRVKRKSILTVGLAAVIALSANLLLAEMDRPQLLTRTFDRNYIVKYLGMYNYTLYDAVLSSKSSAQRALADTDDVTEVENYVKANYAEPNPEYFGKAKGMNVIYLHLESLQNFAINYKLNGQEVTPFLNSLTQDKNTLYFNNFYHQTSQGKTADAEFMIENSLYGLPQGTAFTTKGENTYQAAPAIMEQQGYSTAVFHGNYKSFWNRDVIYKRFGYQKFFDAEHYDMNEEDVENYGLKDKPFFEESMPMLKSLKQPFYSKFITLSNHFPYPITEEEATIEPHTTGDGTVDRYFQTARYMDEALQQFFTDLKEAGLYDNTMVVMYGDHYGIAETRNKSMAKVLGKEITPFENTQLQKVPLFIHAPGLKGGTIDKVGGQIDIRPTLMHLLGMDTKEYIQFGTDLLSKNHDQVLPLRNGDFVSPTVTGIDGKYYDSKTGEPVKETKEIKAIEKEAETKLDLSDRTVYGDLLRFHKVKGFKPVDPSKYDYNIKEEEKPKNDTNE, from the coding sequence ATGATTAACCCAAAACAATTAATAAACAAACATATGGGATTTTTCCTGCTTACAGTTGTTTTAGTTTGGATAAAATCTTATGCCGCTTATAAAACGGAATTTAACTTGGGAGTCGAAGGTGGATTTCAAGAATTCATCTTGTTTATCAATCCAATTGGCTCAGCACTCTTATTTGTAGGATTTGCCTTGTTTGCAAAAGGTAGAAAATCATACGTTTGGATGATTATGATCAATACTGCGATGACTCTAATGTTATTTGCAAATATGCTTTATTATCGCTTTTTCACAGATTTTATCACGCTGCCAACATTAACGCAGACGAAGAATGCAGGAACGATCGGAAATAGTATTGGAGCTCTTTTCAATCCGTATGACATCCTTTTCTTCCTAGATATCGTAGTATTATTAGTATTAGTTTTAACTAAGAAAATTAATCCAGAACCAATCAGAGTAAAACGTAAAAGTATCTTAACGGTTGGTCTAGCTGCAGTTATTGCATTATCTGCAAATTTATTATTAGCTGAAATGGATCGTCCGCAGCTGTTGACTAGAACATTTGACCGAAACTATATCGTAAAATATTTAGGAATGTATAATTACACGCTCTATGACGCGGTATTAAGTTCGAAGTCATCTGCTCAGCGTGCACTTGCAGATACAGATGATGTTACAGAAGTGGAGAACTATGTGAAAGCTAATTATGCTGAACCGAATCCTGAATATTTCGGAAAAGCAAAAGGCATGAACGTCATCTATCTGCACTTAGAGTCTCTACAGAACTTTGCGATCAATTACAAATTGAACGGACAAGAAGTAACGCCTTTCTTAAACTCGTTAACACAAGATAAAAACACGTTGTATTTTAACAACTTTTATCATCAAACATCACAAGGTAAAACAGCTGATGCTGAGTTTATGATCGAGAACTCGTTATATGGATTACCGCAAGGAACAGCGTTTACTACAAAAGGTGAGAACACTTATCAAGCTGCACCAGCCATTATGGAACAACAAGGCTATTCGACAGCTGTGTTCCATGGTAACTACAAGTCGTTCTGGAATCGAGATGTGATCTATAAGCGCTTTGGTTATCAAAAGTTCTTTGATGCAGAACATTATGATATGAACGAAGAAGACGTAGAAAACTATGGTCTAAAAGATAAACCGTTCTTTGAAGAATCTATGCCGATGCTGAAATCGTTAAAACAGCCGTTCTATTCTAAATTCATTACACTATCAAACCATTTCCCTTATCCGATTACAGAAGAGGAAGCTACAATCGAGCCTCACACAACAGGAGATGGAACGGTAGACCGTTATTTCCAAACGGCAAGATATATGGACGAAGCTCTTCAACAGTTCTTTACTGACTTAAAAGAGGCTGGACTATACGATAATACGATGGTCGTTATGTATGGTGACCATTATGGAATCGCTGAAACGCGTAATAAATCAATGGCAAAAGTACTCGGAAAAGAGATTACGCCTTTTGAAAACACACAACTTCAAAAGGTACCATTATTTATTCATGCACCAGGATTAAAGGGTGGAACCATAGATAAAGTTGGTGGTCAGATCGATATTCGTCCAACGCTTATGCATTTGTTAGGAATGGATACGAAAGAATACATTCAATTCGGTACTGATCTATTATCTAAGAATCATGATCAAGTACTTCCGTTGCGTAACGGTGATTTTGTTTCACCTACCGTAACTGGAATTGATGGAAAGTATTACGACTCTAAAACTGGTGAGCCTGTTAAGGAAACAAAAGAAATCAAAGCCATCGAAAAAGAAGCAGAGACAAAGTTGGATCTATCTGACCGTACCGTTTATGGAGACTTGCTCCGATTCCACAAAGTCAAAGGATTCAAGCCAGTTGATCCTTCTAAATACGATTACAACATCAAAGAAGAAGAGAAACCTAAAAACGACACAAATGAGTAA